The genomic DNA ATATTCCGGATATGGtttgataataaaacttaaaatatcaTGTAAAATTTGCCGAGACACGTCATTAGAATGATTGGACTGAGTTCTCACATGTTATCTTATTACGAATGAAGGATTTTTGAAGAAAGTTCTTGCTCACCTGTAAAGGAGGGTAGTCTAGATATGCCACGAACTCTCTTGTCATGACTACGTcgtcatttattttgatttcgcaTATGATGAGATCATTTGAGTATTCACATTCAAATGAAGAGAGAATGTTGAAAGTATGCGAATCATCACTATCCAACCAGTCGTTGAGCACCGTAAATGAATACCTCCCACCATTTCTAAAATACTCATCAACGCCCTCTCTTGGCTgtaaatatatagataaataacTCATGAATTGATTATAAAGTTAGAAATGACGCTATTATAACACGTTAAGCTGGATGCGATATAAAACATAGTTTTTATTAATGAAAGAGAATTATCTCACCTTTTCAGGGAATAAGCGTACTTGGATTAAGTCGCCAGCTTTCACCCGTGGAAGCATTCCGaagttaaaaatcaattttgctccCACTTTCGAGAATTCTTCGTCTTTGTGGGAATATTTAAACGAAAACAAGAAATGAAACTCTCGTTTTCGTACGAAATATAACGACGCGTACATCTTGTTCTTCTCTTCGTTAGGGGAGTTTGATTCAGACATCAGTAATTTCTCTCAATATAGAGTCAAATTCAACTTAGCACtgtaaaaacactgatgaaaaaCTTATAAATAGAGCCTTTATTTACCTAAGAGATTAGAAATGAAACCAAAAGGTAAATTTGTTAATCcttatatgtttattatctaaGTTGTGTAAGCCGACTCTAAGGTCTTTAAATTAATATTCGGGATATACCAAACTATAACTAGCTGACAGtctacatacaaatacataaacAGAACTACAGTATCGGTGGGTTGTTCTTTTTACGGTTATATAAAGAAGCACGACTACATTGCGTTGTTTTATGAATTCGCCGAAGTGTATCTCGCACCCTTTGAAAGTCACTGGATCATTTTAAAGGTGAACAATTGAAGTCACTTAACAAAACATACTCGTTCGTTATAAACTATAATATTACGTTGAAATTGATTGGGTCATGATTGATcgcggaatatatatatatgcttattttattcaagttattccatttatttattataagacACATAATAGAGCAACTACATAGTTGCCTCTGCTATCCTTACCATGACGGGTATTTATAAATACTACTTAAGTACTATAAGTactactttttgtatttttacaggatATGACTTTCCTATTTTTCCCGGGGACGAAAAGCCGATAAGGGGCTTAATCAtttggcaaaccacggcctctcgcccggttacacgatcatgtcggatatgggtaTAGTTCACTAGTTATGTGCATGGATGCATGAACcaacagttacgtgaaccacatcAGAGCGTCGAGGAGTCCAGGAGTCCTTCTGCACATAAGATTTACAAATTTGTCACtagggaaaggaaagccgataggacggcctaatcatatgtcaaaccgcggccataattcaaattttaacataaacacagaatttgtaatatttaaacAAGTCTTTGTAAAACCGCGCTtcctcatttttctttttcacttcATATTTTAGGAAACAATCCGCGAAATTTTTCTTTAACGGACCTCACAACAATTGCGTTCAACCTCCTCGACCACCATCGCAAGGCGTTCCTTTCCCAATCAAGCTGAAGATGATTTGCAAACATGAAATCGGGATTCTTCATCTGATGATCCGCTGAATAAAAGGAACTCAGGTATCCATTTACAATTGTTGGTGTTGAGTTTGTTGTTGGGACAAAGCAggcgttttatttaaatttaaaacagttAGATGTTTTGCAGCTGAGAATGATAATGGTTTACCCAGAGGCCTATTGCTTTTTCATGAGTTACTAAcaaagagatatattttcagttcagtGGTTACTAACTCGTTATAAAAAGTAGTATTATTAGTAGTTTCTTACAGTTGAAAAGTTGAAACCATTACGATTATATGAGACATTCTAGCCGCTTGTTTATTTAATCATGAACTTTAGAGTATAATTCCTCACAACAAAGAATGCAATAAGACAACAATAACTCGAAACTGCATTGATACTAGTCTTAAAGTAATTCTTAGTCTTGTTTCTTGCCTGGTATTTGATGGGAAAACATCTCCGAGATCTCCACATTACAGAGGGTGTCTAACATAACTGCTTGTTTGTTACCGCTTTCGCCGCCACTCATAATGCGGAACAGTTACACTAACCATTCCAATTCGTATCTCAGTTTGTTTACAGGACAAGAAACGGCtgcttcattttattattgcgACGTCTTTTTGACTTTCTTCACCTCTGAAGAATATCGATATTCAGTAAGCTTTTTTCACAACTCAAAAAGGCTCTTACTACACCTCTAAAATTCCACCCTAAAATTCCCCCCTGACTACACCTCTAAAAGCGGGTACGATTGGAATATAGAAACAGGTAGCAAGTTTACAGTGTCATATGCATTAACTTTGGTGTGGGGAATCGCAACCGATTAGTGGAATGGGAACCTTTGCGGTGTGAAGTCCAGaaattatttgacatatatTTATTACGCCTATTTATTAATATTCGCCTGTTATTGAACAAAGCATATCTTTCGCTGCCATTTCATTTAattcttcagaaaaaaaaagtgaataaaagtCTTGTCTATGAAAAAGCCCATCTTTGCTCAAAAATCTGTGTTTGGTTTTTTATTCTCCTACAATTCGGTTTCCCAAATCTTagattcgatgaaaataaccacgtgataaaaaattatttttgcaatgtgcTGTGTTTACACAGTATatcgtatttatatattttttaacttgCAGAACGGGCTGAAATTTCCATCAAGACAAATAAGTTTGTCGAAGCTATTGCAGAATTCAAGCAATCAgggaataaaaatttcagaataatttttttactggcACAATGCATGCTTAGAATGGGATCAATACTGGAATCGTTATTGAAGAATTAGCACAGATTGTGAAATCCGATTccctaaatattattttgttagatTCGGGCATATTTATGTTAAATAATGAGAAAATGCACTGGCTCTATGTCGATTGATGTGTATTGAATAGCAATGTGCATATATCGATTAAATGAAGCAATCAGATGAGCAATTAAATGAACAAGCGTCATGACTTCAACTTTGTGGCAACGCGTTCTGCATGGAGTCCCGGCGACGTCGTTGAGTGTGATATCAAATTCAATAAGAAGGCGATAAACGGAGGAATGCgtaattttgtttacaattttacacgTTGAGATTGTTGAATCAGAATCCCTATAAACTaagtataaatttgaataaacgagCAATATGTCTCATGACTCGagaacatttgtttttgtagggATTCATACTACGCCCTACTTACCCCTGATCACTAACCTCAAATTCATCaatactgtatccataagaaaaatgttccaacttacccaatatttgtcaccatcaggggcagccctgcaaTTACAGCCGGCATGTCGTGGTTACCGCAGCGAAATTTTACCCgccattgttttttaatttgttggcgTGGTACCGGCatctcgacattggtttgtggcagctaaaatgtCAGTCACCCTAGTTTGAAAATCCCGCCATGATTTTGCGGCAGCTTTaaacgccacaaaatacttaaaactgcacttgcggaTCCGacccaccgaagtgtttcatccagcCTGAGTCTGACGAAACTACgagtaacgtttttatgaatataaatttccctTGAAAATATTGGTTCACCActaaatttggatagtgtgtAATAGGTTCTTAAGTGTTTGCAATGTACCTCGAAACTTCATTTGTCTGACtaatagggctgggaatttcagggaaaacactttaaacgttgaccgggtaaaattaaccggttaaccgccgcgtgaagTTTCacgtaataaatttaaattttagcttgttacgtcacaattgtCACAAAGAAATTTCGCTTGATCTTATCcaggtatcgctcaaaattattcacgaatcaaatcgagatagtttcatgatcgccAATGAGCCGGTTTTTGCATCACAAATTACTATGTGTCGGTGGTTCCGTATATACATGTAGtgcaaggatgttgtagcaaGATTGAGGATGAATATTCTATGAGTGTTAGTGCATGAGAAGTCAGACCTTGATAAGacgaaactaaatatatttgtggtatTGTGCATCAAGAGTCTTAAATCCGAATGAGTTAAAAATTgctcaataaaacattttgtaaatttttccaaatttggtaTTCCGGATTTGAGTCTATATTGCCGGATGGATgtgattaaaaacttgttttggaGTTCTTAGTGAATTTACATAGAAAATTGAGCTAGCAAAACATGAAGTAATATGAATGTCCGTTTGGGATATTGGGACCCTATACCCACTCTGTCCCTAACCTATTGTCCATAAAGCAGCCTAATAGCCCTCCACAGAGAAGCCCACACAAATAGCGATTAGAACCCATCATAAGCCTATTGTAGGTAATTCGCAGCCAAGTATCCCTTTACAAGTGAAGCCATACATATGTCGATTGGGATCATATATTCAACCCTATTTTGAACCTCACGTGCATATGTCAGCCCAATAGCCCTCCACAGAGAAGCCCATAAAAATGGCGATTCGGGTGATCCAAAATCCTGATCTACTGTCTATTTATGTATTAGCCCAGTCTAACCTCACAGAGGTGTCCATAGACAAATGACAATTCAAGCTTTATAATCATTCCTATACTAAACCGATACCCGATAATGATGCTTAGCTTTGAATTAACtgattaatattaatgtcaCAAAGTAGATTTATACTGATTTAGCGCTATAATTAAATTGTGAGAGAAGTGTCACTTTGGAATTTCCGACCGCCACATTGCGAGAAACAAGCTTGGAAATAATCTGAATATATCTAATCAAAGACGCTgtcaagtgtgtgtaccagatcagggttaggtcataactttaatctaattttccatattttggttctattacgagttcggtgactgtttgtgttagccaagtgaatataccccctgcccataggtttctgtcccattacataacttgatgtataaTGGGCGAAAAaatgagttacctccatattggtacacacacttctggagcgccgttttgtATCTgcagttggaaaaataaaatttttctatctGTTCTATTAAAGACGGTTGCGGTTGCCTTCGATGTCATTTTCATATCATTTCTGTTTTCATATCTTGTTTTTaagagatatattttaaaaatgtgaaatttaatttgtcTAATTTTTAAACTAGACTAACAAAGCCCCTAATCACGCATCAAAATACGCGTGCGGAACACATTCACACAACAAAGAGAAATATCCCGACTTTGGGAAATCACCAGTTTTGCGTCACGGTTGCGGAAATGCGTTTTTCATTTTGCGcgcatttttcaaattgcaacacGAGCACCTCTCTATCGAACCCATCTGGTATTATATATTGTTCTGGTTCATTTCCACAACTTTATACGATACCTGTTGTTCAAGTCAATACATTAtgctattttcgaaataaaatcccATTTGTTATAAGGTATAATTTGACTATACTGAACAATAAAAtctatcaaaaaacaaaatatcattctTATGCAGTcgtgaatatttattgatgtttattgattatatttcaaaaaactagATTCGTTGAACTTCAGTTTCCTTTGCGTAGAGGATCTCTTGGAACTTTTGGTGATAATTAGTCCTCTTTAttctgttaaataaaaaaaattgagattttttgtacaaagcaccCGCCACTGATGCAAAAAATGTGGTCGATTCAgaagtatgtttaccaatatggaggtaactaattttgtttgcttgctttacatcaagttgtttaagggcctgaaacctatgggcaggaggtatatttacTTAGCTAACATagccagtccccgaacttgtaatagaaataaaataaggaaaatcgaaataaaattatgacataacgCAAATGTGAAATTTGCGGAAAACAGACCCGCCACGTTTGTAAgtaccaaattagtaattattcagttgggattaggtttgtgaatgatttgaaaaacatgaatttcTTTTGCTATGTGCATCCCTAAGTCTAACCATAAGTCTTATCTGGATAGATACcactttttatgtgtttttttttggttgGACTTTGTCTCAAAATAGCcacaaatatttactaaatCAGAATGGCTGGAAAGATGTCGTAATTCAATGACAGTTAGGATGAATTTTTGACTGAGATATTCCGGATATGGtttgataataaaacttaaaatatcaTGTAAAATTTGCCGAGACACGTCATTAGAATGATTGGACTGAGTTCTCACATGTTATCTTATTACGAATGAAGGATTTTTGAAGAAAGTTCTTGCTCACCTGTAAAGGAGGGTAGTCTAGATATGCCACGAACTCTCTTGTCATGACTACGTcgtcatttattttgatttcgcaTATGATGAGATCATTTGAGTATTCACATTCAAATGAAGAGAGAATGTTGAAAGTATGCGAATCATCACTATCCAACCAGTCGTTGAGCACCGTAAATGAATACCTCCCACCATTTCTAAAATATTCATCAACGCCCTCTCTTGGCTgtaaatatatagataaataacTCATGAATTGATTATAAAGTTAGAAATGACGCTATTATAACACGTTAAGCTGGATGCgatataaaacataatttttattaatgaaagAGAATTATCTCACCTTTTCAGGGAATAAGCGTACTTGGATTAAGTCGCCAGCTTTCACCCGTGGAAGCATTCCGaagttaaaaatcaattttgctccCACTTTCGAGAATTCTTCGTCTTTGTGGGAATATTTAAACGAAAACAAGAAATGAAACTCTCGTTTTCGTACGAAATATAACGACGCGTACATCTTGTTCTTCTCTTCGTTAGGGGAGTTTGATTCAGACATCAGTAATTTCTCTCAATATAGAGTCAAATTCAACTTAGCACtgtaaaaacactgatgaaaaaCTTATAAATAGAGCCTTTATTTACCTAAGAGATTAGAAATGAAACCAAAAGGTAAATTTGTTAATCcttatatgtttattatctaaGTTGTGTAAGCCGACTCTAAGGTCTTTAAATTAATATTCGGGATATACCAAACTATAACTAGCTGACAGtctacatacaaatacataaacAGAACTACAGTATCGGTGGGTTGTTCTTTTTACGGTTATATAAAGAAGCACGACTACATTGCGTTGTTTTATGAATTCGCCGAAGTGTATCTCGCACCCTTTGAAAGTCACTGGATCATTTTAAAGGTGAACAATAGAAGTCACTTAACAAAACATACTCGTTCGTTATAAACTATAATATTACGTTGAAATTGATTGGGTCATGATTGATcgcggaatatatatatatgcttattttattcaagttattccatttatttattataagacACATAATAGAGCAACTACATAGTTGCCTCTGCTATCCTTACCATGACGGGTATTTATAAATACTACTTAAGTACTATAAGTactactttttgtatttttacaggatATGACTTTCCTATTTTTCCCGGGGACGAAAAGCCGATAAGGGGCTTAATCAtttggcaaaccacggcctctcgcccggttacacgatcatgtcggatatgggtaTAGTTCACTAGTTATGTGCATGGATGCATGAACcaacagttacgtgaaccacatcAGAGCGTCGAGGAGTCCAGGAGTCCTTCTGCACATAAGATTTACAAATTTGTCACtagggaaaggaaagccgataggacggcctaatcatatgtcaaaccgcggccataattcaaattttaacataaacacagaatttgtaatatttaaacAAGTCTTTGTAAAACCGCGCTtcctcatttttctttttcacttcATATTTTAGGAAACAATCCGCGAAATTTTTCTTTAACGGACCTCACAACAATTGCGTTCAACCTCCTCGACCACCATCGCAAGGCGTTCCTTTCCCAATCAAGCTGAAGATGATTTGCAAACATGAAATCGGGATTCTTCATCTGATGATCCGCTGAATAAAAGGAACTCAGGTATCCATTTACAATTGTTGGTGTTGAGTTTGTTGTTGGGACAAAGCAggcgttttatttaaatttaaaacagttAGATGTTTTGCAGCTGAGAATGATAATGGTTTACCCAGAGGCCTATTGCTTTTTCATGAGTTACTAAcaaagagatatattttcagttcagtGGTTACTAACTcgttataaaaatcaaagtagTATTATTAGTAGTTTCTTACAGTTGAAAAGTTGAAACCATTACGATTATATGAGACATTCTAGCCGCTTGTTTATTTAATCATGAACTTTAGAGTATAATTCCTCACAACAAAGAATGCAATAAGACAACAATAACTCGAAACTGCATTGATACTAGTCTTAAAGTAATTCTTAGTCTTGTTTCTTGCCTGGTATTTGATGGGAAAACATCTCCGAGATCTCCACATTACAGAGGGTGTCTAACATAACTGCTTGTTTGTTACCGCTTTCGCCGCCACTCATAATGCGGAACAGTTACACTAACCATTCCAATTCGTATCTCAGTTTGTTTACAGGACAAGAAACGGCtgcttcattttattattgcgACGTCTTTTTGACTTTCTTCACCTCTGAAGAATATCGATATTCAGTAAGCTTTTTTCACAACTCAAAAAGGCTCTTACTACACCTCTAAAATTCCACCCTAAAATTCCCCCCTGACTACACCTCTAAAAGCGGGTACGATTGGAATATAGAAACAGGTAGCAAGTTTACAGTGTCATATGCATTAACTTTGGTGTGGGGAATCGCAACCGATTAGTGGAATGGGAACCTTTGCGGTGTGAAGTCCAGaaattatttgacatatatTTATTACGCCTATTTATTAATATTCGCCTGTTATTAAACAAAGCATATCTTTCGCTGCCATTTCATTTAATTCTTCAgaaaaaaaagtgaataaaagtCTTGTCTATGAAAAAGCCCATCTTTGCTCAAAAATCTGTGTTTGGTTTTTTATTCTCCTACAATTCGGTTTCCCAAATCTTagattcgatgaaaataaccacgtgataaaaaattatttttgcaatgtgcTGTGTTTACACAGTATatcgtatttatatattttttaacttgCAGAACGGGCTGAAATTTCCATCAAGACAAATAAGTTTGTCGAAGCTATTGCAGAATTCAAGCAATC from Styela clava chromosome 12, kaStyClav1.hap1.2, whole genome shotgun sequence includes the following:
- the LOC144430435 gene encoding uncharacterized protein LOC144430435, with product MSESNSPNEEKNKMYASLYFVRKREFHFLFSFKYSHKDEEFSKVGAKLIFNFGMLPRVKAGDLIQVRLFPEKPREGVDEYFRNGGRYSFTVLNDWLDSDDSHTFNILSSFECEYSNDLIICEIKINDDVVMTREFVAYLDYPPLQNKED